Proteins from one Juglans microcarpa x Juglans regia isolate MS1-56 chromosome 6S, Jm3101_v1.0, whole genome shotgun sequence genomic window:
- the LOC121237917 gene encoding protein Asterix yields MSSHGNSISANDPRQPSAAKPYVAQMVSPQDLPVDYSGFIAVIFGIAGVMFRYKLSSWLAIIFCAQSLANMRNVENDLKQISMAMMFAIMGLVTNYFGPARPGTQS; encoded by the exons ATGTCGTCTCACGGGAACTCAATATCGGCAAACGATCCACGTCAGCCATCGGCGGCGAAGCCCTATGTGGCACAGATGGTGTCCCCGCAAGATCTGCCGGTTGATTACTCCGGTTTCATCGCCGTCATCTTCGGCATCGCCGGCGTCATGTTTAGG TACAAGCTAAGCTCGTGGCTTGCTATCATATTCTGTGCTCAATCGCTTGCCAACATGCGGAATGTCGAGAATGACCTCAAGCAGATTTCCATGGCCATGAT GTTCGCTATAATGGGATTAGTAACAAACTACTTTGGGCCCGCTCGACCAGGCACGCAAAGTTAA